agtatgtccaagatcctaGGCAGGGTGGTGGTGGTTGACGAGCTCTCCctgcgcaaggaggaggaggtccgggttAAGGTGAAATGCCTGGACTCCTCCAAGCTCCTCGTCACGATCCGTGTCTTCTTCAACGATGACGGCTACGACCTCAAGATCCGCCCCGAGCCTCCGTCCCACGTCGGCCGCCCCCGCCTCTCTGCTGGCAGCCTCATGGGGGGGGCCGCTGATGCTGACGACTCCCACCACCGCCGCTCGCGCTCCTCCCGCTTCGACGACCCTACCGAGGACAAGGATGAGTCGGAGCACTCTCGCTCCCCGTCTCGGGACCCCCCAACCCTCCAGCGAGTCGGggcgggtcggggtcggggcgtaCCTGGGTGTCGGCCGCCGATCTCGCGGTGGCCCTCCGCCTGGCCACCCCGCTGGCTTCCTCCCCGTCTCCGTCGGCGTCGACCGGCGACATCTCCAGCGTGAGCCTCCTCGTCGCCCCTCCATCGTCACCCCGCTCCCCCGGTGCCGCCTCTGCCCGCCGCCTCGTGCCGCCGGGGGCTGAGCCCACGCCCTCCGCCGGCTCGCCTTCTCCGGTTTCTTCTGGGGTTGGCGGTGTCGGCGCGTCTCTGGGGCCGTCTGATCCACCCCCCGCGCCGGTGCCGTCCGGCTACCACCTCGCCTCGCCGGCTTCCCCCGACGCCTCGGTGGCGGTGGACGTCTCCTCCCCGGCCTCCGCGCACCCCCCTCCGACGGTAGCGTACACCAGGAGGCCCCACTCCACCTCGACGCCGGTGACGTCCTCTCGCCACAGCGCCCGCCTGGAGGCGGCGCGGCCGGGCGACTCCCCTGCGCCTTCCGTCGCCGAGCGGGCGGAGCTCCGCGCCGTGGTCCGGAACCTCGAGTCAGGTGCGGACCCCGCCCCTCCCGGTTCTTCTCGTTGCTCCTTTTCTGCTCTCGAGGCCGCTCCTCTCGGCCACCTTGCTAAGGTGGCCAATGACTCGGCCATTGTCTTCAGGGGGGAGGTCGGTCCCCCCTTAGATCAGATCGCGGCCATTAGGGCCCGGGAGATCCTCGACGGCAGGCTGGCTGAGACTCGTGCCCGCCTGCTTCGGCCCCCGGAGGGCCCGCCCTCCACCCCCGCGGCTCCGGCTCCTCCGGTGGCCGACGGGATTATCCGTGGATGCACTCGGTCTCGCACGGCCGCCCTTCGCGCGCAAAGCGCCTCTCGTgtcttggggtcaagcagcccctcttctggaacctccgcggcttcggccatgatggtCGTCGCCGCCAGCTCATCGAGTACATCCGGGAAGAACACATTGACATCGTGGCCATCCAAGAAACCCTTCGCTCCGAGTTCACCCTGCTGGAGCTTGAACACCTGAGCCCCCACCTCTTCGcttggcactggctcccttctagtgggacctTAGGACACTCGGGTGGCATCCTCTTAGGGGTTAAGGATGCCACATTTGAGGTgggaggcatggatagaggggaatTCTTCGTTAGTATGGAGATCTTCAAGCGTGCCCTGAACTTCAAATGGGAGGTCATTGTTGTCTACGGACCGGCGGGTCACCGCCGCTCCCCGGCCTTCCTTGACGAGTTGCAGCTGAAGATTTCTAACTCCCCCCCTCCCTGTTTTAGTGGGAGGCGACTTCAATCTCATCCGATCCCCGGATGAGAAGAATAATTCCCGGATTAATTTTCCCCGGATGCAATTATTCAACGATTGGATCGCGGATCTGGGGCTCCGCGAGCTTAACCGGACAGGTGCCAGGTTCACTTGGACCAACCGGCAATCTATCCCGACACAATCCGTGTTGGATCGTGTCCTAGTGTCCCCGGAGTGGGAATTGCGTTGCCCCTTGGCATCGCTCCGGGCGGTCACCCGGATTGGCTCCGATCATGTCCCCCTTCTCCTCTCCACCGCCAACGAGCgccccccctccctgctgcggttCCGGTTCGAGCTCTTCTGGCTCAACCAAACCGGCTTCCGGGAGGCCGTCGTCGCCCGCTGGATTTCCGCTAGGTCGGCGCCCCATCGCTCCATGTCCGCTGTCGACTCATGGCACTTTTGTGCCAAGCTTGCCCGCCAGTTCATGAAGGGTTGGGGGGCTAACCTTGGCCGGGACCTTAGAGAGCGCAAGAAGACCATCCTAATTGCTATTCAAGCCCTGGATGCTCGCGCGGACTCGACCGGGCTCTCCTCGGATGAGTGGATGCTACGTTACGACCTGGAGGACCAGCTCTCCACCATCTACACGGATGAGGAGGCCTACTGGCGCTTGCGTGGTACCCAGAGGTGGGTGCTACAGGGCGATGCCAACACCGCCTATTTCCAGGCGGTCGCGAACGGCCGGCGCCGTCGCAACTCCATCCACTGCCTGTGGGATGGAGACTCGTCGTTAGTTCTCCCCGCGGCCATCCGCTCTCATGTGGATAGCTTCTATCGAGCCTTATTTACCCCCACCCCGTGCGGTGGGGCTAGTCTCGCCCCCGACATTTGGTCGGGCGCGCACGTAGTCTCGGATGAAGCCAATGCGGTTTTGGTTGCCCCCTTTAGCGAGGACGAGGTCCTCGCTGCCATTAAGGGGATGAACCCCTCCTCGGCCCCGGGACCGGATGGTCTACCAATGTCTTTCTTCAAGACGTTCTGGCCTACCATCAAGCTTGAGGTCATTTCTCTCTTTGAGGAATTCTACTCGGGCTCCATGGACCTGGGGCGCCTTAATTATGGGGTTGTgaccctcatccccaaggtcccGGGTGCCTCCGATATTCGCCAGTTCTGCCCCATCACAGTGCTTAATGTGATTTTTCGGATCCTggctaaagggtacgccaatagggtgaccctcctTGCGGACTCAATCACCCACCCGAACCAATCCGCCTTCATTCAAGGCCGATTTATCCTGGATGGGGTGTTGGTGTTCCACGAAGTCCTCCACGAGGTCCGCCTGAAGCGCCATAGGGCGGTCTTTCTCAAGCTGGACTTCCACAAAGCCTACAACACGATGCACTGGCCGTTCCTGAGGGAGGTCCTGCTCCGCAAGGGCTTCGATGACCGTTGGGTGACCCGCGTCATGCAGCTCGTCTCCTGTGGTCGGACTGCGGTGAACATCAACGGCGACATTGGGCCCTTCTTCCCTACCCTTTGCGGGGTCCGGCAGGGAGATCCCTTCTCGCCGTTCTTGTTCAACATGGTCGTGGATGCCCTGGCCACCATCTTGGATAAGGCCACGGCTGCTGGGCATATTCGAGGCCTTGTCCCGCACCTTGTTGGAGGGGGAGGTGTTTCCCTTCTCCAATACGCGGATGACACCATTATTATGGTCGAGGGTTCCGCCCTAGAGATCTCGAACCTGAAGTTCCTTCTTCTGTGCTTCCAACAAATGTCGGGCCTCACCATCAACTTTgataagagcgaagtgatggtACTCGGTTACCCCTCAGAGGACGCATAGTCCATTGCCGACCGGCTTAACTGTCGGCTGGGTTCTTTCCCCACGACCtatctggggatccccattagtgacACGCGCCTCACCGTGGCGGACCTCCGCCCCACGGTGACCCGTATGCAACATCGCGTAGAGCCCTGGAAAGGGCGTTGGCTGTCGAAGGCGGCACGCGTGATCCTTATCAACTCCTCGCTAGCTAGCCTCCTgtggttcctcatgagcttctatagccttcatgaaacgctccatcagGAGGTCGCCAAATACCAGTCCAGATTCTTCTGGGCTGGGGAGGAGGGCAAGCAGAAATACCACATGGTCAGCTGGCCAGATATCtgcaaacccaaggaccagggCGGTCTTGGGATTCTGTCCTCTCGGCGCATGAACATCGCCCTCTTGACCCGCTGGCTCTGGCGCATTGCCAATGGGGATGGAGGCCTCTGGCTCACTATCATCCAGAACAAGTACCTGCCTGGACAGCCACTCGTGTTCTGCCAACGCTCTGGCGGTTCCCAGTTTTGGCAGGCCGTCGTCTAGCTGCTGCCGGTCTTGCGTATAGGCACATCCATCTCGGTGGGCACTGGAGCCTCGACCTTGTTCTGGCTGGATAGATGGCTCGGAGATGCCCCTCTAGCCGCCCGGTTCCCCATCCTATTCGACATTGTAGTTGACCCTCGGGTCTCAGTCGaggcggcccttattgacttagggcgcctcgcatTCCGCCGCCCTTTTGGCCCCGCTGAGGTGGCTGCCTGGGATGTCCTCCTCCAGGACATCGCCCTCTTACCTATGGACGTGGCCGACTCTCCGGACGCCATCTCCTGGCGCCTAGATCCCTCCGGCTGCTTCTCCACTAAATCCCTCTACGCGGCTATTGCCCCCTCGTCAGCCCCGGAGCCCTTCGGTCTGATCTGGGACATCCGCCTCCCCCTAAAGATTCGGATCTTTCTTTGGCAATGGATCCGCGGCCGCCTCCCGACCGGCGTTGAGGTTCTTAAGCGCCATGGTCCTGGCGATGGAATGTGCCCCCTGTGTGGCACGGTAGAGGACGCTAATCACATCTTCTTCTCTTGCTACACAGCACAGTTCCTTTGGTTTTGTTTCCGCGAAATGGTTGGGGGACAgtggtgcaacaccaacttccctgacttgCTTGCGGAAATTCAAGCCTCCCCCCCTCGCTACAGACATATTAGATGGCTGTGCGTCGGGGTTCTCGCCTGGACGCTGTGGACGGTTCGCAATAAGCTTGTCATTCAGAAGGTGCCCCTTCGGCGTGCTACTGACTCCATCTTCAAAatgtgtggttacttgcagctctggcggccgcttagccgccctcaggaCCGGGACGCCATCAACAGACTCCTCACCGACCTCCGTTCGTTGGCCTTCCGCCTGGCGCCTCCGCTCCCGCCGCCACCCCCGTAGCCCGACTAGAGGATGTTTCCCTCCTGGCGCGTgtgcctttttgtgtgtgtgtgttgggcttgttgagctgtgccctcagccgTAAGGCCCGTAACCCTTGTTGCTTGCTTTTGTTTGGACTCTGTGTGCGTGTGGCTTTGTGTGTGTGTGGACCTGTTGGATGTTGGCTTTGGCAttggctttatatataaagcggggcgtgaGCCTTTTTCGGTAAGTAGCAGCTAACCTATCTACCATTTGCCTTATTAACTTCTCCATCCTTGTTTTGATAAGTTGTACAAGAGTCCACATCTATTTATTTTTTATGGTGAAACACTGAAATGTGATCAAGAAATAATATACACGCATGGGAAACTGCTATCGATCGGGTGAAGAGTTTAATCAAGATCTGTGTATTTCTTTCTTACCTTGAACGAAACCTGATAGGATTCATTTTGTTTTCATACTTTGTGTCAACCATGGAAGAACATTAGCAGGCTTATGAGGTCTGTCCTGCTCAGTTTGTTTAGTTTGGAGATTAAAATGTTTAATTGAGCTCTGTGTATTTCTTTGTTACCTTGAATGAAACCTGGCAGGATCAAGCTCCTAAGATTGTTGAGCTGTTATACTTCAGAccaattttcagagttcatttctttCTGTGGAAAGTGTTGTCAGATTGTGTGATTATTTGGAATGATTAGTGCCGCTTCGGAATTTCTTTAACGTTATACTTGCTTGGGATTTCTAATTGGTTCTGACTTTTGATCCTCAAATCTGAAACAAACCGCCTCGAGGGTGCTCACCTTGGGAGGTTTTGTGTGTGAACCTTTTTTATTTTGTGCCCTGCAAGGTGCGGACTTGCAGCTTGATTAATCTGTATACTTTGTGTCAACCATGAAACAACATTAATAAGCTTCAGTTTGTTTAGTTTAGAGATTACAAATGTCTGGAGCTGTACAATGAATAATATCCTGGATGATTTTATCTTTGTGCAGTACCACTTTGAGACAATTTCAGGCAGTAGAAAGACCAGGTTAGTTTCAAGAGAAAAGATAACTCAGGGGCAGGTTGGTAAAATTAGTCAAACACGATTGTTTCGTTTCTGTTCGGAGAGCTCATATGCTGCAAGCTTTCTGGTAAAGCTCAACTGACTCTTGACAAACTTAGGATCCCTAACTTCCCATACAAATATTTCTGCATCAACAATTCATCAGGTTCTTAGGTAATACTATTTACATATATAGACAAGCAAAGATGCTGGACGTTGGTATTACTATACCTGAGTAATCGCCAAAGTTAAAAAAAAAACCCGTCAGAGTTAATAACTGGATGTGGCACAAAAGAGCCTGAGTAAGTTTTTCTAATAGTAAAGACGTGACGGGAACTCCTGACTTGTACAATACTAACACTGAGATTATTATTTTCATCAATGTTAAATACCTAAAAACTCCGAAAATTGCACTATAAAATCCCTCTCAAATAACTGTTGCTTCACGTAGTGGAGCTTGAAACCGTCTTTGTCCTTGCTACATATTTAGTATTTTGCAATGCAATACTCCTTTCAGCGTGAACCTAATTgagaaaaatataaatgacaggaAAAGGAGAATCTTTAACATAATGACTTGTTCGAGGTGATATTACTACATTTGTTTACAATGAAATACAATTAGAGCCAGTTGTTACTATCCAACTGAATGCTGCTATTGCCATCCAAATAAAGTCGTACTGTCTTAACATGCCTGGCCAAAATGAGGGATGAGTGGGGAcaaggatgatcatctactagaGACAAATAGTAAGTCACTAACCTGTATGCTCTTCCTCTTCATAATAATATGGAGACCTTGCTCTGGCATCCTGTTCACTCGGAGCTCTAAAATTTTCAATACATGATATATCTGATGCTTGTGTGATTTAATTTTTTTGAAAGATTGTTATGCTTTATTCAGACTCAGAACTGAATGCTCCACTGGAGCAGGTAGGTAACACTGTGAGTAGGCCTTCTATAACCGTATATTTTCTTGATCAGATGCATTCACGTATGCAGGATAACTCTAGTTTCGAGGGTGAGTAGTAGGCCGAAATTGCATTCTTTTAATTATGGGTTACTTCCAAAATCTGAGAAACTTTAAAACCAATTCTGATTGGTGAGTACTGACTGATGCTTTATATATAGTAATGTTATATGAAGATGAAATGCTTGTGTGTCTGCAGCCCACTGCATACAGAATTTTCAGATCAAACCTTAGCAGTTACACTTGACACATGATGAGCTTTGATAGGCATGAGTTGCAACAGTATTTGTGGAGATTGAAACCGCCTCCATGTTCCTTATCTATTTCTGTGGTTTCCAAGATGAGTCATTAGTacatatttgactagcaatatGCATATCCCTTTCATAGCGAACACAACCGTGAAACGTGTGCTTGAAGAATAACAAGGACAGAAATGGGAACCTTTCTACTCTTACCATTCTGGGAATACATTAATAGTATGCATTAATAGCGTACACGTTTTGCAGTTATCTCACTGGAAATGAACCACTGTTCTCATTACTCTTCAGCTACACTACATATGCCCACACAATTAAAGAATTTCTGCAGTAAATAGTGTGCATATATCTGGAAGATGCATTACGTTGCATATATATGTATCATGTGATTTTCGAATTTCCAAAGTCAAAATTGAGCTGCAAAAATATGATGCCTCATTATTTTGCTAGTCATGTATCATTTGGCATGCCATTATTTACTTGAAATGTATCTTGCCTACAGTCTCAGTAATCTTTGAGTGTCAAGCAGAGCATCACTATTTACTGGTCATTTATTTGTGTGAATTCTATAAAATGGCTGGCTGGTATAATTATATCACTACCCATCGAACTCAGTTGAGTGATACGATTATGTAAATCCAAATATATATTTTTGCTGTCAAATCTTTCTTGTCGGTCTCAATTACACATCATTTGAGAAGAAAGTCAATATTAAAACCCAAAAAAATGCACAATAAAAAGAAAGCAGCGGAGGAAACTAAGCTTGGCAGCCAGCGGCTATAAATACCTCACCACCTTGTTCGCACCATCCAGAGGAACAGAGAGTTCCAGCAGAGGAGTGAGACCCCAGAGTGCAAACCACAGCTCTGCCTTCTTCCCCCACCATGGCTGCCATGTGGTCTCTGATCATCAGTCTCCTCTTCCTCCTGCTCACAATCGCGCCGTCCTCCTCCATCAAGTTCCTGCTCGAAGGCAATGTCTACCCTGTTGGGTATGTTTCTCTGAACCCTTCATGGTCTTCTCAGTCTTGAGATTTTCTCTGTATATTTGACGTGCTTTTTCTGTACCTCTGCAGCCACTTCTATGCTACGTTGAACATTGGTGAACCTGCGAAGCCCTACTTCCTGGACGTCGACACTGGCAGCAACCTCACCTGGCTGGAGTGCAACCACCCAGTCCACGGCTGCAAGGGCTGCCACCCGGTAACAACTAACAACACTCGGTTCTGCAATATGACATATTGCGTTCAATTTGTAATACTTTGTGTTTGATGCCACATGTTCATTCCAGCGATACTTCTGAAAAATATATGGTATGATCGATCTTTGCTTTGATATATGTTTCGTTTTACCACAGAGGCCACCACACCCATATTACAAGCCAGCAGCTGACAAGTTGAAGGTGCAATGTGGTGGCCCGCTATGTGCTGCAGTGCGCAGAGACGTACCTGGGATCCCTGAGTGCTCCAGGAAAGATCCACATCGATGCCACTACGAGATTAAATATGTCACCGGGAAGTCAGAAGGTGACCTTGCCACTGACATCATTTCTGTCATTGGGAAAGACAAGAAAAACATCGCTTTCGGGTACGGCGCTAACTGAAATATTAGTGTTACATGTTCAGTGCCTAACTGTATTTGGATGTTGATGATGCACGGTCACTTTCATTTTGTGCAGATGTGGATACAATCAGGAGGAACCAGCAGATGCACCGCCCTCGTCGGTAGATGGCATCCTTGGACTCGGGAGGGGAAAGGCAGGCTTTGCTGCACAACTCAAGGGGTTAAAGATGATAACAGAGAACGTCATTGGACATTGCCTCAGCAGCAAAGGAAAGGGCGTCCTCTACGTCGGGGACTTCAATCCGCCATCCCGCGGCGTAACCTGGGTACCCATGAGAGAATCCTTGTAAGAATTTCTTTGTTATCATGGCTTTCGCTTTCAGTTCTTTTTTTGTTTCTAACATGCATAGTCAGAGAAGAGTACCATTATTGCTTGTTTACTTTTCATTTGGTTCCAAACATTTTACCATCGTTTTTCCCCAGGTTTTACTACTCACCTGGCCTAGCAGAGCTGTTCATTGACAAACAGCCGATAAGAGGGAATCCAACATTTGAGGCTGTATTTGACAGTGGTACCACCTACACCTTCGTGCCTGCCCAGATATACAATGAACTTGTTTCAAAGGTAAATTTCAAACCACTGTGCATTCTGAATTTCTGATGCCCATAATTTTGAACAGAGATAATAAATAAAATGGTACTCATGGGATTTGAGTCGTTCAGGTTAGAGGCACTCTCAGTGAATCATCACTTGTAGAGGTGAAGGGTCGTGCTCTGCCTCTATGCTGGAAAGGGAAAAGGCCATTCAGATCTGTCAATGATGTGAAGAACCAATTCAAGGCACTGTCACTGAAAATTACCCACGCCAGCGGCACCAGCAACCTGGACATCCCTCCTCAGAACTACCTTGTCGTGGAGGTGAACATTCGACAACCCAACCGATAAGCATCACTGAACAATTAATGGCTAACATGTCTTGTGCATGTTTGTTGGCATGGCAGGAAGATGGGAAAACGTGCTTGGCTATCCGTGATGCCTCGTCGGATCCTGTTATGAAGGAACTGAACTTTATCTTAATCGGAGGTATGAAGCTGAGATTCAGAAAATTGTCCGGGCTCTTGAAACTAGTAAACCTTGCCTGTTTATAAAAGACAtctattttgatcctctgttctgCAGCTGTTACGATGCAGGATCTGTTTGTGATATACAACAACGAGAGCAAGCAGCTCGGATGGGTCCGTGCACAGTGCGACAAGGCGCAGGAGCTTGAATCCGTCATCGATTCGCGTCTCTGAACAGTGTTCAGATCGACATAGACAAAAATCTTAACGAGAACAAATGAGTGCTCTCGTATATATGGTGTTCGAAAGGCTGTATGATGCTCCGGCTTATAATGAATAAAATGTTGGCATACCAAGAAATGCACACCTTCGATATATATGTGTGTATTTACAATCTTGGTAAGATATTCGATTAActtatttttaggaagaatatATCACACTACAGAAATAAACTACAGAGCTATTGAATGCACAGCTGGACCTGAATCCCTGAGCAGGCATGTGGAGAAAGCAGGTTTTTCTTTTGAGGTTTCTTATCTTGTCCTTCATGTCACTCAGAATTGGTGAAATCTTTGAATTGTTCACACAAAAATAAGCACAGGAAATTAAGGAATAAGGAGAGAGTGGGAAAAGGCCTATTGATCCTCTCACGGGGAAATTAAAATGACCAACACTACAAAATTAGGGTTGTAGAATTTCATTTTGTGCAAATTTGATGACCCTAATCTTATGCGGTTTTGCTTGTGAttattgtttttttttgccaccAGTGGactattgtgtgtgtgtgtgcgcgcgcgcgcgcgctcgTGTGTGCGTGTGTATGCTGCTATAGCTTGGATCAGTTCACAGTTAAGAACCACTGGAGGTCTAGGATGGACCTTTTGATCATGTATATGCCTTTTCTTGTATTTTTTTCTGCTATATTCAGATTGCAAGGATTACTTTCGGAAATGGTAATATTTTGGCCCTTATATTTTTTATTTGCAGCTGCACATTTAATCTACACCAGTTGTACATTTTCTAAAGTGTGTAACTACTGTACATATAATGTGCAACTCTGTTTAGTTGATTATTTTATTTGTACTATGGGTCTCCATACTCTGTTTAGTCTGTGGCACTTCTAATATACGTACATCAGTTCCACATTTTGAAATGTGTCACCCATGCACTTGGAATGTGCAACTGGTTCATTTGATTCTCTACTTGTACTTCCGATCACAGCCCCAATTTTGCTAGACTTCGGGAGATCGCACAGTACAAGGAAGAAACCGGCCTTCCGGTATGAAGTTATGTGGGGGATTGCGGGACACATTGGCGAGCGGCTGGGGCTGGCCCTCCCATATACAAGCGTTGAGGAGATGAAGGCCAAGCTAGCAGCGCTGTCCAGTAACCTGTCGATGCCGAGCAGAAAATAAATGAAAATTTGATAGAGATGTAGCACCGAGAGGAATTATGTGGAGGCAACAACGAGCAAGAATATGTACCACCGAGAGGAATTATATGAAACCGAAGGTGTGCA
Above is a window of Triticum aestivum cultivar Chinese Spring chromosome 6B, IWGSC CS RefSeq v2.1, whole genome shotgun sequence DNA encoding:
- the LOC123136074 gene encoding aspartic proteinase Asp1, which gives rise to MAAMWSLIISLLFLLLTIAPSSSIKFLLEGNVYPVGHFYATLNIGEPAKPYFLDVDTGSNLTWLECNHPVHGCKGCHPRPPHPYYKPAADKLKVQCGGPLCAAVRRDVPGIPECSRKDPHRCHYEIKYVTGKSEGDLATDIISVIGKDKKNIAFGCGYNQEEPADAPPSSVDGILGLGRGKAGFAAQLKGLKMITENVIGHCLSSKGKGVLYVGDFNPPSRGVTWVPMRESLFYYSPGLAELFIDKQPIRGNPTFEAVFDSGTTYTFVPAQIYNELVSKVRGTLSESSLVEVKGRALPLCWKGKRPFRSVNDVKNQFKALSLKITHASGTSNLDIPPQNYLVVEEDGKTCLAIRDASSDPVMKELNFILIGAVTMQDLFVIYNNESKQLGWVRAQCDKAQELESVIDSRL